A region of the Desulfobacter postgatei 2ac9 genome:
AGCAACGGTATTTTAGCAAAATATTTTTCATCGCCTCGGCACTTATCATCATTTTTGAATCCATATTTTTATTTCAAGTTGGTTTCATACATTGCCGGTCATGCTAATTGGAATCACCTCATCGGAAACATGATGATCATTCTTCTTGTCGGACCTTTGCTTGAAGAAAAATATGGTTCAGTCAAGCTCTTTGAAATGATTTTGATTACAGCGATATCAACGGCATTGCTAAACGCATTTTTATTCTCCAATTCCCTCATAGGTGGAAGCGGGATTGCATTTATGCTGATTCTTCTTAGCTCTTTTTCAAATATCAGAAGTCGAGAAATTCCTTTGACCTTCATCATTATTGCAGTGCTTTACATCGGCAGTGAAGTGTTATCAATTTTAAAAATTGATAGGGTATCCCAATTTAGTCATCTCGCTGGAGGGTTTATTGGAGCGTCTTATGGATTTGTCCGAAGTGTGGGGCGGTGAAAAATAAATTTCTAAATATCATGTGTCATCGGGCCACATTTTGACATAGCTATCACTGACTGAAGAAATCATCGCTTTTATCAACAGGCTCTCAGTCAAAAGCGAAATCTCCCAGACGCTAAATTTAGAACCCCAGGCTATTTTAATGGTTATAACCATCAAGCACCTGAAAAATGAAAACGGGTACTCAATATTTATATCCAATTTCAATCCTAAAATCTGTCTATATTAAAACGTTGGAATCCCTGTTAGCAGTGGCTCCTTCTTCTGTCATTGACGATGATCGTTCAAGTTTTATTAACGTAGAAACAGAGCCCGGTGTATCCACAATCCCAGGTTTATGATAATATGCCGGACCTGAAAGATGAACTTTAATTTAAGGATCGAACGTGACACAACTTACCGGCGCTCAGCGCAAATATCTAAGGGGCCTTGCCCATAGTTTAAATCCTTCAGCCTTTGTGGGGGCAAAGGGCCTGACAACAGCCCTGATCCAGGAGATGGACAACGCCCTGAACGCATCCGAACTGATTAAGATAAAATTTATTGATCACAAGGAAAAGGATGTAAAATCTGCTCTTATGGAAGAGATTTCAGCGCGGCTTAAATGCCATCTTGCCGGAACCATCGGCCATGTGGCTGTTCTTTACCGCTGTCATCCAGACCCGGAAAAGCGAAAAATCACTTTGGCTTGAACTGAATCAACCACCCAAAGGGGATTACCATGATGCAGGAAACGTCATTTATTGTTATTCGGGGCAACAGTATGCGGCTGGACGGCGGCACCATGTTCGGCAACGCCCCTAAAGCCCTGTGGCAGAAATGGGTCCGGGCAGATGAACGGGGCATGATTGATATCGCTTCAAACTGTCTGCTGGTCAAAACCGGAAATTATAATTTATTGTTTGAGACAGGATGCGGCGCATATCTCTCTCCTGACATGAAGGCGCGTTTTGCCGTCCAAGAAGAGACGCATATCTTGCTCAAAGCCCTGTCAGAACAGGGTTTAAGTGATTCAGACATCAGTCATGTTGTTCTGTCTCATCTTCATTTTGACCATGCCGGCGGACTTTTAAGCGCCTGGGAACCGGATCGGGAACCGGCCCTGCTTTTCCCCAATGCCCTTTTCGTGGTGGGAGAGGAGCATTTCAGGCGCTCAAAATCCCCACATCCCCGTGACCGGGCCTCATTTATTCCGGGTCTTGCTGAAAAGTTGCAGGCCACAGGGCGTCTCGTGTTAAAGCAGGGTGGGGACCGCCTGACTGTGGGCGCCCTGACCATTGAATTTTTCCAGAGCCAGGGACACACCCCGGGGATGCTGGTCTCCCTGATTCAGGCCCGGGGCGGTACCGTTATTTACACAGGCGATCTTATCCCGGGACTGCCCTGGGTGAACCTGCCCATCACCATGGGGTATGACCGGTTTGCCGAAAAGCTGGTGGACGAGAAAAAACAGATACTGGACCGTGCCGTTGCCGAAGATGCCCTGCTGGTCTTTCCCCATGATCCGGTCCATGTGGCTGCCCGGGTTGAACGCGATCCCGTGAAAAAAAGGGTGATGCCGGCAAAGGTCTTTGAAACTTTAACTATGACGCTTTAAAAGAGGATAAACATAAAAAAATGAAGGTAGGCATTATCGGACTTCCCCAGACAGGGAAGAAAACATTGTTTCAGATTTTGACCGGCAACGAGATTACGGATCCGGCCAAGGCATTTAAGCCGGTCCCGGGCACCGCCGACATTCTGGATTCCAGGTTTGACCGCTTGGTGGAGATGTATGCCCCCAAAAAGGAGGTCAGGGCGCGTCTTGACCTGGTACTTTTGCCTAAAATGGAGGCTGAAACCATTTCCAAAGGAGATATTTTTAAAGATATATCCGACATGGATGCGGTTTGCCATGTGGTCCGGGCTTTTGAAGATGAGGCTGTTTATCATGCCGAAGGCAGTGTGGATGCCCTGCGCGATTTTGACATGGTCAATTCCGAGCTTGTGATGCACGACCAGATTTTTGTGGAAAAGCGCATTGAGCGGCTCTCTGCCATGGTCAAGAAAATTAAGGATGAAGACCAGAAAAAAGAACTGGTCCTTATGGAGAAGATGCTGGCCCATCTGGAACAGGAACTGCCGCTTCGCCTGCTTGAGTTATCCGAGGATGAGGAGAAACTGATTCGCTCCTACCCCTTCATCACGTTGAAAAAATTGGTGGTTGCGGTCAATGTGGCCGAACATGACCTTGGCAATACAGGTATTCTGGAGGTCTTTAAAGGCAGTTGCGATGCCCTTGCCATAGAGGCGATGCTGGTATCGGCCAAGGTGGAGGCGGAAATCGCCATGCTGGACAGTGCCGAGGAAAAACAGGCGTTCCTTGAGGACTTGGGTATTACCTCCACAGCCCTGGAGTCTTTGACTGCGCTTTGCCTGAAGTCCCTGGATCTGATCTCGTTTTTTACCGTGGGCAAAGACGAGGTTCGGCAGTGGCTGGTGAGAAAGGCGTCTAAGGCCCCCACAGCCGCCGGTGTCATCCATTCAGACCTTGAGCGCGGTTTTATCCGGGCCGAGGTGTTCAAGTACGATGAACTCATGGAACTTGGTTCCGAAGCGGAATTGAAAAAGAACGGCAAGTTCTATGTGGAGGGCAAAGATTACGTGGTCCAGGACGGAGATATCTTAAATATCCGCTTTTCTGTGTGAATCATCCAGGGACAATACTATTTTTTTCAAAAAATAGTATTGTCCCTGGATAAGTGTCTATTCCGGGGCGTTGCCGTGTGCTTCGGTGAGCTTTTCTTTTAGAAACGCTATTTCCTGCTCATCATATTCATACATATCAAAGCAGCATGCGTCTTCGCCCAGAAGTCCTTCGGGCACGTGGTCTCCTTGCTCCTGGGGATCGGTGACCAGGTCCGCGTAAAAACAGATAGACAGCCAGCGGTCCTCCGGGTCATCATCAATGACATCCACCATGGCAAAGAGCGGGCGTTTGGCTTGGGCCGTATGCCGGGGGCGAAAGGAGTAACTTACCCCGGGCCGGCTGACAAATTCAAGAGCGATGTCGGACAGGGTGTTTACGTGATCCACAAGCTCGGTAAATGCCTTGCGGGTCTGGTTGTCATTATCTTTCCAGTCGTTTAATAATGCGTCAAGTTCTTTCATAACCTATTCCTTTGCATGTTTAATCAAATGTCCAAGTTCCGGGAAAATCAGATTGCTGCAGGCCAGTTTGCAGGCGTTCAGACTGCCGGGCATGCAGAATACCGCAGTGCCTTTTATAAAGCCTGCGGTGGCCCGGGACAAAATGGCGGCAGAGTCAATCTGTTCAAAACTGAGCTGGGCAAATACCGGCCCAAAGGCTGTCAGTTCCTTGTCAAACAGGGGCCGAACCGCTTCTATGGTGACATCTTTGGGACTGATGCCGGTACCGCCGGTCATGATGACGGCATGGGGGACTATGCGCCCGATAATATGCTCAAGCGCTTCTGTGATGGCATTTATATCGTCGGGGATCACCTGGTGAATCACCACGTCATGCCCCTCTTTTTTTGCCTGTTTTTTTATCCATAAACCGCTTTTGTCATTTTCAAAAGTTCTGGTGGAGGAGATGGACAATATGGCAATTTTGAGATGCCTGGGCAACGATGTCCGATGGGCGTGGGTACTCATGAGTCTTTTAGTTCCCTGTAAACGCAATCTTCATTGTCTTGTTCAAGGACATGGACATGGATCATATCTTCGGGTTCTGTATTCGCAAAAATACCCTGATAATCCGCCTGGATGGGTAATTCCCTGTGACCTCGGTCCACCAGGATGGCAAGCTCAATGCGGGCGGGTCTGCCAAAATCCATCAAAGCCTCCATGGCAGCCCGGATGGTTCTTCCTGTGAAAAGCACGTCATCCACCAGAATAATCTCTTTGTCATCCACGGAAAAGGGGATGTTCGAGGGCCTTACCGTGGGCTGGTGACTGATTTTTGTCCAGTCGTCCCGGTACATGTTGATGTCCATGGACCCCACAGGCGGTGTTGTACCTTCAATGGCTGCGATTTGATCGGCCAGGCGTTTTGCAAGAAAATCTCCCCGGGTCTGGATCCCCACCAGGGCCAGGTTTTTTACCCCTTTATGTTTTTCAATAATTTCGTAGGCAATGCGGGTGATGATCCGTTTGTAATCCTGATCATTAAGAATGCTCTTTTTTTTTGTCATGATATGCCTTTTTACGTGTTCGGATATGGCCTAAAAGTTTTTTCTACCATCTTTTTTTTAGCACGGCAACACCTTGATTTCTTATCCGGCAATTCTAAATTTTATTCTCGCACAAAGCCTCAAAGAGACAAAGGGGCACAAAGTAGAATAAAAATTTTTGTGTCTTGGTGTCTTTGTGCGAGTTTTCAACTAATAAATATTCATATTTAGAATTGCTGTTTCTTATCCGGATTCATATAATGAAGATTATCATTAAGGGTTTCGGAAGAAATAAACGCAGAAGGGATTAAAGGCATTGGAAAAAATAGACTGCACGGGCGTGATCCTGGCCGGCGGCCGCAACAGCCGGTTTCCCGGCATAAACAAATCATTTCACAAGGTTGGGACACATACCATGCTGGCCCGGATTCATACCCTGTTTTCCATGATGTTTAAGGAAGTGATTCTGGTGGTTAATGAGCCGGCCCTTTTTTTAGATGTCGACGCCCTGATTGTAACGGATATTGACCCCTCCCAATGCGCTTTGGCAGGGCTTCATGCCGGCCTGTTTCATGCCGGCTTTGACTGGAGCTATGTAACGGCCTGTGACGTTCCCTTTGTCAGCGAGAAGATCATCCGGTACCTTCTGACGCAAAGAAGTCCCGGAAAACAGATTATCATACCCAGAACCTGGGAGGGGCTTGAACCCTTGTCCGCTTTGTATCATAAATCCTGTATGCCGAGAATTGAGACCAATCTTAAAAAAAAGGTGTTTATGATCAAAAAATTTTTTAAGCCTGAACGGGTCCGGCAGATTCCGCCCCAAACGCTTGAATCCCTGGACCCGGATTTGCGTTTTAAGTTTAATGTGAACACGCCTGCCGACCTTGAAACAGCCAGGGGGATGGCCCAGCATTCAGACCCGGGGTATGGACGGGGGTAAAGAGAAAATATATAAGGAGGATTCGTGGATTTACCTGCAATGATAAACCAGATGAGAAATCACCCGGATTTTTCCAAAGCCGGGATGGTGCTTTACCATAACGGGGTGGTCCGGGACAGCTCCCGGGACGGTCGGCCTGTCACGGGTCTGACTTTAACGGTAGACCGGAAAAAATTGGATCGGATTATAAACGAGACCCGGGCCATGCCCGGTATTGTGGAGGTGCTGGTGCATATCAATTCGGATATGCCGCTGATGGTGGGCGATGACGTAATGTTTCTGGCCGTGGCAGGCGATATCCGGGAACATGTGATTGACGCCCTAACCTTGGCCCTGAACCGCATAAAAACAGAAGCCACGGCCAAAACCCAAGTGTTTGCCTGATTGGGTTAAACGTTTAAAGGTGTTGATGTGAACGACTTTACCCATATTGACGGCCAGGGCCGTGTCCGGATGGTGGATGTGGGCCAAAAGCCTCCCACAAAACGTGTTGCCGTGGCAAAAGGGAGGGTTTTCATGTCCCCGGACACCCTGACCGCGATTGTGGATGAAAAGGTAAAAAAGGGGAATGTGCTGGAAACAGCACGCATTGCAGGGATCATGGCGGCCAAGCAGACCTGGTCCCTGATTCCCATGTGCCATCCCCTGAACATCACCCATGCCCGGGTGGATTTTTCTGAGGATAAGGAGAACAGCTGTATTCACATTGAGGCGCAGGTGTCGCTGACCGAAAAAACCGGGGTGGAGATGGAAGCCATGACCGCTGTCAGTGTTGCGGCCCTGACCATCTATGACATGTGCAAGGCCTATGACAAGGGCATGGAGATATCCAACATTC
Encoded here:
- a CDS encoding YhbY family RNA-binding protein is translated as MTQLTGAQRKYLRGLAHSLNPSAFVGAKGLTTALIQEMDNALNASELIKIKFIDHKEKDVKSALMEEISARLKCHLAGTIGHVAVLYRCHPDPEKRKITLA
- the pyrR gene encoding bifunctional pyr operon transcriptional regulator/uracil phosphoribosyltransferase PyrR; this encodes MTKKKSILNDQDYKRIITRIAYEIIEKHKGVKNLALVGIQTRGDFLAKRLADQIAAIEGTTPPVGSMDINMYRDDWTKISHQPTVRPSNIPFSVDDKEIILVDDVLFTGRTIRAAMEALMDFGRPARIELAILVDRGHRELPIQADYQGIFANTEPEDMIHVHVLEQDNEDCVYRELKDS
- the moaC gene encoding cyclic pyranopterin monophosphate synthase MoaC, whose amino-acid sequence is MNDFTHIDGQGRVRMVDVGQKPPTKRVAVAKGRVFMSPDTLTAIVDEKVKKGNVLETARIAGIMAAKQTWSLIPMCHPLNITHARVDFSEDKENSCIHIEAQVSLTEKTGVEMEAMTAVSVAALTIYDMCKAYDKGMEISNIHLAFKSGGKSGTYTAPETSA
- the ychF gene encoding redox-regulated ATPase YchF; the protein is MKVGIIGLPQTGKKTLFQILTGNEITDPAKAFKPVPGTADILDSRFDRLVEMYAPKKEVRARLDLVLLPKMEAETISKGDIFKDISDMDAVCHVVRAFEDEAVYHAEGSVDALRDFDMVNSELVMHDQIFVEKRIERLSAMVKKIKDEDQKKELVLMEKMLAHLEQELPLRLLELSEDEEKLIRSYPFITLKKLVVAVNVAEHDLGNTGILEVFKGSCDALAIEAMLVSAKVEAEIAMLDSAEEKQAFLEDLGITSTALESLTALCLKSLDLISFFTVGKDEVRQWLVRKASKAPTAAGVIHSDLERGFIRAEVFKYDELMELGSEAELKKNGKFYVEGKDYVVQDGDILNIRFSV
- a CDS encoding rhomboid family intramembrane serine protease, whose protein sequence is MRIKYNSPVILTYAIISICVLAFTSNGILAKYFSSPRHLSSFLNPYFYFKLVSYIAGHANWNHLIGNMMIILLVGPLLEEKYGSVKLFEMILITAISTALLNAFLFSNSLIGGSGIAFMLILLSSFSNIRSREIPLTFIIIAVLYIGSEVLSILKIDRVSQFSHLAGGFIGASYGFVRSVGR
- the mobA gene encoding molybdenum cofactor guanylyltransferase, coding for MEKIDCTGVILAGGRNSRFPGINKSFHKVGTHTMLARIHTLFSMMFKEVILVVNEPALFLDVDALIVTDIDPSQCALAGLHAGLFHAGFDWSYVTACDVPFVSEKIIRYLLTQRSPGKQIIIPRTWEGLEPLSALYHKSCMPRIETNLKKKVFMIKKFFKPERVRQIPPQTLESLDPDLRFKFNVNTPADLETARGMAQHSDPGYGRG
- a CDS encoding MBL fold metallo-hydrolase; translated protein: MMQETSFIVIRGNSMRLDGGTMFGNAPKALWQKWVRADERGMIDIASNCLLVKTGNYNLLFETGCGAYLSPDMKARFAVQEETHILLKALSEQGLSDSDISHVVLSHLHFDHAGGLLSAWEPDREPALLFPNALFVVGEEHFRRSKSPHPRDRASFIPGLAEKLQATGRLVLKQGGDRLTVGALTIEFFQSQGHTPGMLVSLIQARGGTVIYTGDLIPGLPWVNLPITMGYDRFAEKLVDEKKQILDRAVAEDALLVFPHDPVHVAARVERDPVKKRVMPAKVFETLTMTL
- a CDS encoding MogA/MoaB family molybdenum cofactor biosynthesis protein; translation: MSTHAHRTSLPRHLKIAILSISSTRTFENDKSGLWIKKQAKKEGHDVVIHQVIPDDINAITEALEHIIGRIVPHAVIMTGGTGISPKDVTIEAVRPLFDKELTAFGPVFAQLSFEQIDSAAILSRATAGFIKGTAVFCMPGSLNACKLACSNLIFPELGHLIKHAKE
- a CDS encoding molybdenum cofactor biosynthesis protein MoaE, which produces MDLPAMINQMRNHPDFSKAGMVLYHNGVVRDSSRDGRPVTGLTLTVDRKKLDRIINETRAMPGIVEVLVHINSDMPLMVGDDVMFLAVAGDIREHVIDALTLALNRIKTEATAKTQVFA